TGGTGCCCGCCGACGAGGTCGCGGACCCGCAGGAGCTGGGGCTCCGGTTGTCGGTCAACGGTGTCGAGCGGCAGAACGGCGGCACCAAGGACATGATCTTCAGCGTGGCCGAGGTGGTCCGCTACGTCAGCCAGTTCATGGTGCTGCGGCCGGGTGACCTGATCAACACCGGCACCCCGGCGGGCGTCGCGCTCGGCCAACCCGAACCCAAGCCGTACCTGCGCGCCGGCGACGTGGTGGAGCTGGAGATCGACGGGCTCGGCCGCCAGCGCCAGACACTGGGGCAGGCCTGAGATGGCGCGCATCACCGGCGTCGACGTGCTCGACATCCGGTTCCCGACGTCGCGGGAGCTGGACGGCTCCGACGCGATGAACCCCGATCCGGACTACTCGGCGGCCTACGTCGTGCTGCGCACGGACGGCGATGTCGACGGTCACGGCCTGGCCTTCACCATCGGCCGGGGCAACGACGTCCAGGCCGCCGCGATCCAGGCGCTCGCCCCGCACGTGCTCGGGCGGGAGGTCCCGAGGGACGCCGCCGCACTGGGCGCGCTGTCGCGGGAGCTGGTCGGCGACTCGCAGCTGCGGTGGCTCGGCCCGGAGAAGGGCGTCGTGCACATGGCGATCGGCGCGGTGGTCAACGCCGCGTGGGATCTGGCGGCGCGACTGGCCAACCGTCCACTGTGGATGTTCATGGCGGAGATGTCGCCGGAGGAACTGGTCTCCGTCGTCGACTTCCGCTACCTCAGCGACGCGATCACCCCCGACGAGGCGCTCGCACTGCTGGAGGCCGCGGAGCCCGGGCGCGCCGAACGGATGTCGGTGCTGCTGGCCGAGGGGTACCCGGCCTACACCACCTCGCCGGGGTGGCTGGGCTACTCCGACGAGAAGCTCGCCGGGCTGGCCCGCCAGGCGGTCGCGGACGGCTTCGACATGATCAAGCTCAAGGTCGGCGGTGACCTCGACGACGACGTGCGCCGGATGCGGCTGGCCCGTGCGGCGGTCGGCGACGGCGTGCGGATCGCCGTGGACGCCAACCAGCGGTGGGACGTCGCGGACGCGGTGCGCTGGATGAAGGAGCTGGCCGAGTTCGACCCGTACTGGATCGAGGAGCCGACCTCGCCGGACGACGTGCTCGGCCACCTCGCCATCGCGCAGGCGGTGCGCCCGATCCGCGTGGCCACCGGCGAGCACGTGCAGAACCGCGTGGTGTTCAAGCAGTTGCTGGCCTCGGGCGCGATCGACGTGCTCCAGCTGGACGCGGCGAGGGTCGGCGGGGTGAACGAGAACATCGCGATCCTGTTGCTGGCGGCCAAGTTCGGCGTGCCGGTGTGCCCGCACGCGGGCGGTGTCGGCCTGTGCGAGCTGGTGCAGCACCTGGCGATGTTCGACTTCGTCGCGGTCTCCGGTACCTGGGAGAACCGGGTGATCGAGTGGGTGGACCACCTGCACGAGCACTTCGTCACCCCGGCGACCGTCCACAACGGCCGGTACACCACCCCCACCGCGCCGGGCTTCTCCGCCGAGATCCACCCGGCCTCGTTGCACCGGTTCGCCTATCCCTCCGGACCCGAGTGGAGCACGTCATGAACGACTTCGACGGCCTGGTCGCGGCGGTGACGGGCGGGGCTTCCGGCATCGGGGCCGCGACCGCCGCCGAGCTGGAGTCGCGTGGTGCGCGCGTCGCCCGGCTGGACGTGAACCCCGGCCCCGACGGCATCGCGTGCGACGTCGCGGACGACGAGTCCGTGCGCGCGGCGGTCGAGCGCACGGTCGACCGCTTCGGGCGGCTCGACGTGCTGATCAACAACGCCGGGATCGGCGCGCAGGGCGACGTCGCCGCCAACACCGACGACGAGTGGTTCCGCGTGCTCGACGTCAACGTGGTGGGCATCGCGCGGGTCAGTCGTGCCGCGCTGCCGCACCTGCGCCGCTCCCCGGCGGCAGCGATCGTGAACACCTGCTCCATCGCGGCGTGGGCGGGCCTGCCCCAGCGGGCGCTGTACTCGGCGTCCAAGGGCGCGGTGTACGCGCTCACCCTGGCCATGGCCGCCGACCACGTGCGCGAGGGGATCAGGGTCAACTGCGTGGCGCCCGGCACCGTCGACACCCCGTGGGTCGGCAGGCTGCTGGACGCGGCGGCGGATCCGGCGGCCGAACGCGCCGCGCTGGAGGCCCGCCAGCCCACCGGCCGGTTGGTCTCCGCCGAAGAGGTGGCAAAAGCGATCACCTACTTGGCCAGTCCGCTCTCCGGGGCCAGTGTGGGCACCGTGCTCGCCGTCGACGGCGGCATGCACGGGCTGCGGCTGCGGCCGCTCAGCTGAACCGGGTTCACACACGACACCAGAGGAACTCCATGCAACGACGCAGAATCCTCAGCCTGATCTCCGGTATCGCCCTGCTCGGCACCGTCGCGGCCTGCGGTGGCGGCGCGACCGGCGGTGCGCAGATCGGCGTTGACTACCCGCGCGCGGACTCCGACTTCTGGAACTCCTACATCAAGTACACACCTCAGTTCGCCAAGGAGCTGGACGTGCGGCTGATGCCGCCGACCAACTCGCAGAACGACGTGGCCAAGCTCGTGGCCAACGTCCAGGCGATGACCAGCCAGGGCGCCAAAGCGATCGTGATGGCCCCGCAGGACACCGGGGCGATCGCGACCACGCTCGCGCAGCTGGAGCAGAAGAAGATCCCCGTGGTCACCGTGGACACCCGCCCGGACAAGGGCAAGGCGTACATGGTGGTGCGCGCGGACAACAAGGCCTACGGCGAGAAGGCGTGCAAGTACCTCGGCGAGAAGCTCGGCAACAAGGGCAAGGTCGTGGAGTTCCAGGGCGCGCTGTCCTCGATCAACGGCCGCGACCGTTCCGAGGCGTTCGCATCGTGCATGAAGCAGAACTACCCGGGCATCACCGTCTTCGAGGAGCCGACGGACTGGCTGGACACCAAGGCCGCCGCGGCGCTGCAGACCCGGCTCACCCAGCACCCGGACATCAACGGCATCTACATGCAGGCGGGTGGCGTGTACCTGGCGGCGACGCTGCAGGTGCTGCGCTCCGCGGGCAAGCTGTTCCCGGTGGGCGACCCCAGGCACATCACCATCGTCTCCAACGACGGCATCCCGCAGGAGTTCGAGTCCATCCGCAAGGGTGAGATCGACGCGACCGTCTCGCAGCCCGCGGACGCGTACGCGAAGTGGGCGCTCTTCTACGCCAAGGCGGCGATCGAGGGCAAGACCTTCAAGCCCGGACCGACCGACCACGACAGCACGATCATCGAGGTGGGCAACGGGGTGCTGGAGGACCAGCTGCCCGCACCGCTGGTGACCAAGGACAACGTCGACGACCCCAAGCTGTGGGGCAACCAGATCGGCAAGTAGATGAACGCCGTCCAAGCAACGGGAGTCACCAAGCGGTACGGCTCCACCGTCGCGCTCGACGACGTCGGCATCACCGTCGCCGACGGGGAGTCGCACGCGCTCGTCGGGCGCAACGGGGCGGGCAAGTCCACCCTGGTGTCCATCCTGACCGGGCTCAACCGCGCGGACGCCGGTTCGGTCACCTTCGACGGTGCGCCCGCGCCCTCGTTGGCCGACCGGGACGCGTGGCGGCGTTTGGTCGCCTGCGTCTACCAGAAGTCCACGATCATCCCGGCGCTCACCGTCGCGGAGAACCTCTTCATCAACCGGCAGTCGCTCGAACGCCGGTCGCTGATCAGTTGGAAGTCCTTGCGGGCCAAGGCTTCCGACGTCCTGTCCAGCTACGGTGTCGACGTCGACCCTGCCCGTCCCGCCGCCGACCTGACCGTGGAACAGCGGCAGCTGGTGGAGATCGCGCGGGCGCTGTCCTTCGGCGCGCGGTTCATCATCCTCGACGAACCGACCGCGCAGCTGGACGGTCCGGCGATCGAGCGGCTGTTCGAGCGGATGCGGGGCCTCCAGGAGGCGGGGGTGACGTTCCTGTTCATCTCCCACCACCTCCAGGAGATCTTCGAGATCTGCCAGACGGTGACGGTGTTCCGCGACGCGCGGCACGTGCTCACCAGCCCGGTCGACTCGCTGTCCACCGACGAGCTGGTGGCGGCGATGACCGGGGACGCAGCGGGCCTGCGCGTCGGGCACACGCGGCCTCCACTGCCCGACGACGCGCCCGTGGTGCTCTCGGTCTCCGGGCTGAGCGCCGAGGCGTTCTCCGGCGTGGACCTCACGGTGCGCGCGGGGGAGGTGGTCGGCATCGCGGGTTCGGCCAGCAGCGGCAAGGCCGAGCTGGGCGAGGCCGTGGTCGGTCTGCGCAAGGTCTCCTCCGGGACTGTCCACGTGGGACAGACAGCGGTGCGGTCGGGCAGCGTGCCCGACGCGCTGAAGGCGGGGATCGGCTTCGTGCCGGAGGATCGGCACAAGGAGGGGCTGGTCCCGACGCTGGGGGTGGGTGAGAACGCCACGTTGCCGATCATGGATCGGCTCGGCCGCTTCGGTGCGATCTCGCCCACCCGCCGGCGGGCCGTCGCGGAACGGATGATCACCGACCTCGGCATCAAGACCTCGGGGCCGGAGCAACCGGTGTCCGGGCTCTCCGGCGGCAACCAGCAGAAGGTGGTGATGGCGCGTGCGCTGTCCAGCGATCCTTCGGTGCTGGTGCTGACGGATCCGACCGCGGGCGTTGACGTGCGGTCCAAGGAGTCCTTGCTGGGCGTGGTCGACCAGGTCGCGGCGGAGGGCACGGCGGTGCTGGTGATCTCCGACGAGCTGGACGACCTGCGCCCGTGCGACCGGGTGCTGGTGATGTTCCACGGCGAGGTGACGGCGAGCTTCCCGCGCGGGTGGACCGACGGGGAGCTGGTCGCGGCGATCGAGGGTGTCTCACAAGGAGCGGACAATGACTGAGACGGCGAGCGCGCCCCGGCTGCGGTTCGCGCGCTTCCGGGACCTCGCGCTGCTCCCGGCGATCGTCGTGCTGATGATCGTGGGAGCGCTGGTGGACCCGGTGTTCCTCAGCGCGGACAACCTGACCAACGTGCTGCAGCAGCGGACCGAGCTGAGCCTGCTGGTGCTCGGCCAGGCACTGGTGCTGATCAGCGGCAAGATCGACCTGTCGCTGGAGTCGACCATCGGCCTCGCCCCGGCGCTGGCGCTCGGGCTGATCATCCCGGCCTCCGCCCACGGGCTCGGCGTGGAGCTGCCGGAGTGGACAGCGATCCCGCTGTGCCTGCTGATCGGTGTGGTGATCGGCGCGTTC
The window above is part of the Allokutzneria albata genome. Proteins encoded here:
- a CDS encoding enolase C-terminal domain-like protein; translation: MARITGVDVLDIRFPTSRELDGSDAMNPDPDYSAAYVVLRTDGDVDGHGLAFTIGRGNDVQAAAIQALAPHVLGREVPRDAAALGALSRELVGDSQLRWLGPEKGVVHMAIGAVVNAAWDLAARLANRPLWMFMAEMSPEELVSVVDFRYLSDAITPDEALALLEAAEPGRAERMSVLLAEGYPAYTTSPGWLGYSDEKLAGLARQAVADGFDMIKLKVGGDLDDDVRRMRLARAAVGDGVRIAVDANQRWDVADAVRWMKELAEFDPYWIEEPTSPDDVLGHLAIAQAVRPIRVATGEHVQNRVVFKQLLASGAIDVLQLDAARVGGVNENIAILLLAAKFGVPVCPHAGGVGLCELVQHLAMFDFVAVSGTWENRVIEWVDHLHEHFVTPATVHNGRYTTPTAPGFSAEIHPASLHRFAYPSGPEWSTS
- a CDS encoding SDR family NAD(P)-dependent oxidoreductase, which gives rise to MNDFDGLVAAVTGGASGIGAATAAELESRGARVARLDVNPGPDGIACDVADDESVRAAVERTVDRFGRLDVLINNAGIGAQGDVAANTDDEWFRVLDVNVVGIARVSRAALPHLRRSPAAAIVNTCSIAAWAGLPQRALYSASKGAVYALTLAMAADHVREGIRVNCVAPGTVDTPWVGRLLDAAADPAAERAALEARQPTGRLVSAEEVAKAITYLASPLSGASVGTVLAVDGGMHGLRLRPLS
- a CDS encoding sugar ABC transporter substrate-binding protein, with product MQRRRILSLISGIALLGTVAACGGGATGGAQIGVDYPRADSDFWNSYIKYTPQFAKELDVRLMPPTNSQNDVAKLVANVQAMTSQGAKAIVMAPQDTGAIATTLAQLEQKKIPVVTVDTRPDKGKAYMVVRADNKAYGEKACKYLGEKLGNKGKVVEFQGALSSINGRDRSEAFASCMKQNYPGITVFEEPTDWLDTKAAAALQTRLTQHPDINGIYMQAGGVYLAATLQVLRSAGKLFPVGDPRHITIVSNDGIPQEFESIRKGEIDATVSQPADAYAKWALFYAKAAIEGKTFKPGPTDHDSTIIEVGNGVLEDQLPAPLVTKDNVDDPKLWGNQIGK
- a CDS encoding sugar ABC transporter ATP-binding protein; amino-acid sequence: MNAVQATGVTKRYGSTVALDDVGITVADGESHALVGRNGAGKSTLVSILTGLNRADAGSVTFDGAPAPSLADRDAWRRLVACVYQKSTIIPALTVAENLFINRQSLERRSLISWKSLRAKASDVLSSYGVDVDPARPAADLTVEQRQLVEIARALSFGARFIILDEPTAQLDGPAIERLFERMRGLQEAGVTFLFISHHLQEIFEICQTVTVFRDARHVLTSPVDSLSTDELVAAMTGDAAGLRVGHTRPPLPDDAPVVLSVSGLSAEAFSGVDLTVRAGEVVGIAGSASSGKAELGEAVVGLRKVSSGTVHVGQTAVRSGSVPDALKAGIGFVPEDRHKEGLVPTLGVGENATLPIMDRLGRFGAISPTRRRAVAERMITDLGIKTSGPEQPVSGLSGGNQQKVVMARALSSDPSVLVLTDPTAGVDVRSKESLLGVVDQVAAEGTAVLVISDELDDLRPCDRVLVMFHGEVTASFPRGWTDGELVAAIEGVSQGADND